A window of Flavobacterium psychrophilum genomic DNA:
TGATCTTATTCGTAAAGAGGTAAATAAAGTAAAATACCTTAACGATCAGTGGCAAATAATGAATTCAAAAAAGAATAACTAAGTTAAAGTTCTTTAAAGGTATCTCCATTATTAAAATCTCCCGATTCAAAACCTCTTTTAAACCAGTACATTCTTTGTTCTGATGTGCCATGTGTAAAAGAATCGGGAACAATATAACCCTGGGCGCGCTTTTGTATGGCATCGTCACCTACAGCATTGGCAGCACTTAGTGCTTCATCGATGTCGCCTTCTTCAAGGACATTGTTCATTTGTTCATTGTAGTGTGTCCAGACACCCGCATAAAAATCAGCCTGTAATTCTAAAGCTACTGAAAGATAATTGGCCTCCTTTTCGCTGGCATTGGCTTGCAGCTGCCTTACTTTAGAAGATGTACCCACAAGCGTTTGTACATGATGTCCTATTTCGTGGGCAATTACATAAGCGATTGCGAAGTCACCGCCTTTAGCGCCAAAGCGCGATTGCAATTCATCAAAGAAAGCCAAATCCATATATACTTTCTGATCTGAAGGGCAATAAAACGGACCTGACGCGGAAGATACTCCTCCACAAGCCGTTTGAACCGCATCCCTGAACAAAACCAGTTTAGGCTTTTTATATGTCATTCCATTCTCCTGAAATATTTTAGTCCATACATCTTCGGTATCGGCAAGTACCGTAGCGACAAATTCACCCATT
This region includes:
- a CDS encoding metalloprotease, with product MKWLGRRQSDNMEDRRGMSGGKLVAGGGIIGVIILVINMFMGGDNSAVINDITNQIQQGSETQNTELSARDKEMGEFVATVLADTEDVWTKIFQENGMTYKKPKLVLFRDAVQTACGGVSSASGPFYCPSDQKVYMDLAFFDELQSRFGAKGGDFAIAYVIAHEIGHHVQTLVGTSSKVRQLQANASEKEANYLSVALELQADFYAGVWTHYNEQMNNVLEEGDIDEALSAANAVGDDAIQKRAQGYIVPDSFTHGTSEQRMYWFKRGFESGDFNNGDTFKEL